The Thomasclavelia ramosa DSM 1402 genome includes a region encoding these proteins:
- the rpmB gene encoding 50S ribosomal protein L28 codes for MSRKCQISGKGPMSGNTRSHALNSSRRKWNVNLQKATILVDGKPTTVRISARELRTLRKSA; via the coding sequence ATGTCAAGAAAATGTCAAATCAGTGGTAAAGGACCTATGTCTGGAAATACACGTTCTCATGCATTAAACTCAAGTAGAAGAAAATGGAATGTTAATTTACAAAAAGCTACTATTTTAGTAGATGGTAAACCTACGACTGTAAGAATTTCTGCTAGAGAATTAAGAACTTTGAGAAAATCAGCTTAA
- a CDS encoding glycoside hydrolase family 1 protein: MTFPKDFLWGGAVTAHQSEGAYNAGGKSPAVCDLFPKPEHSDFKDGIDSYHRYDDDFSLFEEMGFTSYRFSIDWSRVCPDGINFSEESMQFYDDFIDSMIRHGMEPMCSLYHFEMPQLLMNKYNGFYSREVVDMFVTYANKMIDRYGDRVKKWISFNEQNAIALPGSSKVAYGAVCPKDIDEQTFINQLVHNTFVAHAKVVEKVHTIADAKVLGMVIYIPAYAATCNPLDELESRNQMALTDMYFDMFTYGEYSSYMMAKMKNENNLPKMLDGDLELLKKNKVDWLSLSYYFSTVASHGKLSIEMNGNAKAATNPYLKASEWGWQIDPLGLRIGLRDIYAKYRLPIMVVENGFGMRDILENETVIDDTRIDYMKDHLEQIALAINEGVDCRGYLMWGPIDILSSQGEMSKRYGTIYVNRDDKDLKDMKRYKKKSFYWYKKVISTNGDDIKND, translated from the coding sequence ATGACATTTCCAAAAGATTTTCTATGGGGTGGTGCTGTAACCGCTCACCAGAGCGAAGGTGCTTATAACGCAGGTGGTAAAAGTCCTGCAGTGTGTGATCTCTTCCCTAAACCAGAACATAGTGATTTTAAAGACGGAATTGATAGCTATCATCGTTATGATGACGATTTTTCATTATTTGAAGAAATGGGCTTCACCAGTTATCGTTTCTCAATTGACTGGTCAAGAGTATGCCCAGATGGTATTAACTTTAGTGAAGAAAGTATGCAATTCTATGATGATTTTATTGATTCAATGATTCGGCATGGAATGGAGCCAATGTGCTCATTATATCACTTCGAAATGCCCCAATTGCTAATGAATAAATATAACGGATTTTATTCACGGGAAGTAGTAGATATGTTTGTTACCTATGCTAATAAAATGATTGACCGTTATGGTGATCGTGTAAAAAAATGGATTTCATTTAACGAACAAAATGCAATTGCTTTACCAGGCAGCAGTAAGGTAGCTTATGGTGCCGTTTGTCCAAAAGACATTGACGAACAAACATTTATTAATCAGCTGGTTCACAATACTTTTGTTGCTCATGCTAAAGTTGTTGAAAAAGTTCATACTATCGCTGATGCTAAAGTCTTAGGAATGGTAATATATATTCCTGCTTATGCCGCCACTTGTAATCCTCTTGACGAGCTAGAATCTCGAAATCAAATGGCACTTACAGACATGTATTTTGATATGTTTACGTACGGGGAGTATTCAAGTTACATGATGGCAAAAATGAAAAATGAAAATAATCTGCCAAAAATGCTAGATGGAGATTTAGAGTTGCTCAAAAAGAATAAGGTTGACTGGCTATCATTAAGTTATTATTTTTCAACAGTAGCTTCACATGGCAAACTAAGCATTGAAATGAACGGTAATGCAAAAGCAGCTACCAATCCATATTTAAAAGCTAGTGAATGGGGTTGGCAAATCGATCCCCTTGGTTTACGTATTGGTTTAAGGGATATTTATGCGAAATATCGTTTACCGATTATGGTCGTTGAAAACGGCTTTGGAATGCGTGATATTTTAGAAAATGAAACCGTTATCGATGATACAAGAATTGATTACATGAAAGATCATCTTGAGCAAATCGCATTAGCAATTAATGAAGGTGTTGACTGTCGTGGATATTTAATGTGGGGACCAATTGACATTTTGAGTTCTCAAGGAGAGATGTCTAAACGCTATGGTACTATTTATGTTAATCGGGATGATAAAGACTTAAAAGATATGAAACGTTATAAAAAGAAAAGTTTTTATTGGTATAAAAAAGTTATTTCTACCAATGGTGACGATATAAAAAATGATTAA
- a CDS encoding YhjD/YihY/BrkB family envelope integrity protein has translation MKKLIQRLYYRINNRVLDYRYKVNKNAGLCFAYYLIMSIIPICSLFAFFASILNVDLGTLEQLLKNYLTPEFSNIIIASLKSSHITLSSIIILFISLFVVSRGINQLYGISKNLFPSAHQRNIIIEQLLMLLKTIAVFVLLLLIISILTIIPLINYFINFKDILVLGDLYLFLVFFIILFLLYKIIPDVHVHIFDIVKGAFCSSILMLILLSALEFYFSIADYTSVYGPLASVVVIMISFSLIAETIFIGMYIMFEAHMKRLIIEMKKIIILKKIKNEEYFSFVFIF, from the coding sequence ATGAAAAAACTAATTCAAAGATTATATTATCGTATTAATAATCGGGTCCTCGACTACCGCTATAAAGTTAATAAAAATGCTGGTTTATGCTTTGCTTACTATTTAATCATGTCAATCATACCGATTTGTTCACTGTTTGCCTTCTTTGCCTCCATATTAAATGTTGATCTTGGCACCTTAGAACAATTACTAAAAAACTACTTAACTCCTGAATTTTCTAACATAATAATTGCATCCTTAAAATCAAGTCATATTACTTTATCATCAATAATTATCTTATTTATCTCATTATTTGTTGTTAGTCGAGGAATCAACCAGCTTTATGGAATTTCAAAAAACTTATTTCCTTCTGCACATCAAAGGAATATAATTATTGAACAATTATTAATGCTTTTAAAAACGATTGCTGTTTTCGTTTTATTATTACTAATAATATCCATATTAACAATCATCCCTCTAATTAATTATTTTATTAATTTTAAAGATATTTTAGTACTTGGTGATTTATATTTATTTTTAGTTTTTTTTATTATTTTATTTTTATTATATAAGATTATTCCAGATGTTCATGTTCACATTTTTGACATTGTAAAAGGAGCCTTTTGTTCAAGTATACTGATGTTAATTTTATTATCTGCTCTTGAATTTTATTTTAGCATAGCAGATTATACTAGCGTATACGGTCCATTGGCTTCTGTTGTAGTTATTATGATATCTTTTTCTCTGATTGCTGAAACAATTTTTATTGGCATGTATATCATGTTTGAAGCTCATATGAAAAGATTAATCATTGAAATGAAAAAAATAATCATTCTTAAAAAAATAAAAAACGAAGAATATTTTTCCTTCGTTTTTATTTTTTAA
- the dnaJ gene encoding molecular chaperone DnaJ, translating into MADKRDYYEVLGVSKQASADEIKRAYRKKAKQYHPDVNKEPGAEEKFKEVQEAYEVLSDANKKATYDRFGHAAFEQGAGNGGAGGFGGFGFEDVDLGDIFGSFFGGGGRSRQRNTGPRRGDDRLMRLNISFMEAVNGVKKDIKVTYDAPCTHCNGSGAKNPNDVQTCSRCGGRGTVQQQQSSPFGTFVTETTCPDCNGTGKVVKEKCPHCHGRGYETKTVTVQLDIPAGINSNQQLRVAGKGGRGANGGPNGDLFVEIQVGSHEHFKREGRNIHITIPVSNVDATLGCEVDVPTVQGDVTVKIPAGTQSGTILRLKGKGVKDLRSTNYGDEMVRIEVKIPTKLSSEEKELYTKLSKLSKKKESIFDAFKRQFKK; encoded by the coding sequence ATGGCTGATAAAAGAGATTATTATGAAGTCTTAGGTGTAAGTAAACAGGCTTCAGCCGATGAGATCAAACGAGCTTATCGTAAAAAAGCAAAACAATATCATCCTGATGTCAACAAAGAGCCTGGTGCTGAAGAAAAGTTCAAAGAAGTCCAAGAAGCTTATGAAGTATTATCAGATGCTAATAAAAAAGCCACTTATGACCGCTTTGGTCATGCTGCATTTGAGCAAGGTGCTGGTAATGGTGGTGCTGGTGGTTTTGGTGGATTTGGATTTGAAGATGTTGATTTAGGAGATATTTTTGGATCTTTCTTTGGTGGTGGCGGAAGATCACGTCAAAGAAATACAGGACCACGTCGTGGTGATGATCGCTTAATGCGTTTAAATATCAGTTTCATGGAAGCAGTAAATGGTGTAAAGAAAGATATTAAAGTTACTTATGATGCACCATGTACTCATTGTAACGGTAGTGGGGCTAAAAATCCTAATGATGTCCAAACGTGTTCACGCTGTGGTGGACGTGGAACTGTTCAACAGCAGCAAAGTTCACCATTTGGGACATTTGTAACTGAAACTACTTGTCCTGACTGTAATGGAACTGGAAAAGTTGTTAAAGAGAAATGTCCACATTGTCATGGACGTGGATATGAAACTAAGACAGTGACAGTACAATTAGATATACCAGCTGGTATTAATTCTAATCAACAATTGCGCGTAGCTGGCAAAGGTGGACGAGGAGCAAATGGTGGACCTAATGGAGATTTATTTGTAGAAATTCAAGTAGGAAGTCACGAACATTTTAAACGTGAAGGGCGAAATATTCATATTACTATTCCTGTTTCTAATGTAGATGCTACATTAGGATGTGAAGTTGATGTTCCAACTGTTCAAGGGGATGTTACAGTAAAAATTCCTGCTGGAACACAATCAGGAACAATACTGCGTCTAAAGGGTAAGGGCGTTAAAGATCTTCGTAGTACTAATTATGGTGATGAAATGGTTAGAATCGAAGTTAAGATTCCGACTAAACTTTCATCTGAAGAAAAAGAATTATATACTAAATTATCAAAACTTTCAAAGAAGAAAGAATCAATTTTTGATGCATTTAAACGTCAATTTAAAAAATAA
- the dnaK gene encoding molecular chaperone DnaK codes for MGKIIGIDLGTTNSCVSVMENGEVKVIANPEGNRTTPSVVSFKNGEIIVGEAAKRQAVTNPDTIMSVKRHMGTDHKEHANGKDYTPQEISAMILQNLKATAEAYLGETVTQAVITVPAYFNDAQRQATKDAGKIAGLEVERIINEPTAAALAFGLDKLDQEQKVLVYDLGGGTFDVSILDLADGTFEVLATAGDNKLGGDDFDEKIMNWVVEEFKKDQGVDLSNDKMAMQRVKEAAEKAKKDLSGTMQTQISLPFISAGAAGPLHLELTLTRAKFDELTRDLVLRTETPVRQALKDAGMDPTEIHQVLLVGGSTRIPAVQESVKKLLGKDPNKSVNPDEVVSMGAAIQGGVIAGDVKDVLLLDVTPLSLGIETMGGVMTVLIERNTTIPTTKSQVFSTAADNQPAVDINVLQGERSMAKDNKQLGLFKLDGIEPAPRGVPQIEVTFSIDVNGIVNVKAKDLKSQKEQSIVIQNSTGLSDEEIDRMVKEAEANKAEDEQKRKDIETRNKAEQMINEIDKALAEQGDKIDATQKESAEKLKDELKAALDNNDMATLEAKMSELEQMAQQMASYAYQQQGGAGASDANAGTANAQDDNVVDADFEEKN; via the coding sequence ATGGGTAAAATTATTGGTATTGACTTAGGTACAACAAATTCATGTGTCAGTGTTATGGAAAACGGTGAAGTTAAAGTAATCGCTAATCCAGAAGGAAACAGAACAACTCCTTCAGTAGTATCATTTAAAAATGGAGAGATTATCGTTGGTGAAGCTGCTAAACGTCAAGCAGTAACTAATCCAGATACAATTATGTCAGTTAAACGTCATATGGGTACTGATCATAAAGAACATGCAAATGGTAAAGACTATACACCACAAGAAATTTCAGCAATGATCTTACAAAACTTAAAAGCAACAGCTGAAGCATATTTAGGTGAAACTGTAACACAAGCAGTTATTACAGTTCCTGCATACTTTAACGATGCACAACGTCAAGCTACTAAAGATGCTGGTAAAATTGCTGGTTTAGAAGTAGAACGTATTATCAATGAACCAACTGCTGCTGCTTTAGCGTTTGGATTAGATAAATTAGATCAAGAACAAAAAGTATTAGTATATGACTTAGGTGGAGGTACATTTGACGTTTCTATCTTAGACTTAGCTGATGGAACTTTTGAAGTATTAGCTACTGCTGGGGATAATAAACTTGGTGGTGATGATTTTGATGAAAAAATCATGAATTGGGTTGTTGAAGAATTCAAAAAAGATCAAGGTGTTGATTTATCAAATGATAAAATGGCAATGCAACGTGTTAAAGAAGCTGCTGAAAAAGCTAAAAAAGACTTATCAGGAACTATGCAAACACAAATTTCATTACCATTCATCTCAGCTGGTGCAGCGGGGCCTTTACACTTAGAATTAACATTAACTAGAGCAAAATTTGATGAATTAACTCGTGATTTAGTTTTAAGAACTGAAACTCCTGTACGTCAAGCATTGAAAGATGCTGGTATGGACCCAACTGAAATTCATCAAGTATTATTAGTAGGAGGTTCTACTCGTATTCCTGCTGTTCAAGAATCAGTTAAAAAATTATTAGGAAAAGATCCAAATAAATCTGTTAACCCTGATGAAGTAGTATCTATGGGTGCTGCAATTCAAGGTGGGGTTATTGCTGGTGATGTTAAAGATGTATTATTACTAGATGTTACTCCATTATCATTAGGTATTGAGACTATGGGTGGTGTAATGACAGTATTAATTGAAAGAAATACAACTATTCCAACAACTAAATCTCAAGTATTCTCAACTGCTGCTGATAATCAACCTGCTGTAGATATCAACGTTTTACAAGGTGAAAGATCAATGGCTAAAGATAATAAACAATTAGGTTTATTTAAATTAGACGGTATTGAACCAGCTCCACGTGGTGTACCTCAAATCGAAGTAACTTTCAGCATTGACGTTAATGGTATCGTAAATGTTAAAGCTAAAGATTTAAAATCTCAAAAAGAACAATCTATCGTTATTCAAAACTCAACTGGTTTAAGTGATGAAGAAATTGATAGAATGGTTAAAGAAGCTGAAGCTAATAAAGCTGAAGATGAACAAAAACGTAAAGATATCGAAACAAGAAATAAAGCTGAACAAATGATTAATGAAATCGATAAAGCTTTAGCAGAACAAGGTGACAAAATTGATGCTACTCAAAAAGAATCTGCTGAAAAATTAAAAGATGAGTTAAAGGCAGCTTTAGATAACAACGATATGGCTACATTAGAAGCTAAAATGTCTGAATTAGAACAAATGGCACAACAAATGGCTTCATATGCATATCAACAACAAGGTGGAGCAGGAGCTAGTGATGCAAATGCTGGTACAGCAAATGCACAAGATGATAATGTTGTTGATGCAGATTTCGAAGAAAAGAACTAA
- the grpE gene encoding nucleotide exchange factor GrpE, protein MNVVAKEKETVVDEESTEKTAEETVETKEDEITVEDQLKNLEDEVNTWKTDYYKVFADMENLKKRLQNEHANAMKFMMQSFIEELLPVVDNFERSLAVVDPSDEIKNFLKGYEMIYNQLMEVLKSQGVEVIKTEGEEFDPNFHQAVMTVKDDNFKTNMIVEELQKGYKLKDRVIRASLVKVSE, encoded by the coding sequence GTGAATGTAGTGGCTAAGGAAAAAGAAACAGTAGTAGATGAAGAATCTACAGAAAAGACTGCAGAAGAAACAGTTGAAACAAAAGAAGATGAAATTACAGTTGAAGATCAACTTAAGAATTTAGAAGATGAAGTAAATACTTGGAAAACTGATTATTATAAAGTGTTTGCTGATATGGAAAATCTTAAGAAGAGATTACAGAACGAACATGCTAATGCAATGAAATTTATGATGCAATCATTTATTGAAGAATTATTACCTGTTGTAGATAATTTTGAAAGATCGTTAGCTGTAGTTGATCCTAGTGATGAAATTAAAAACTTTTTGAAGGGTTATGAAATGATTTATAACCAACTGATGGAAGTATTAAAGTCACAAGGTGTTGAAGTAATTAAAACTGAGGGTGAAGAGTTTGATCCAAACTTCCATCAAGCAGTTATGACCGTAAAAGATGATAACTTTAAAACAAATATGATTGTTGAAGAGTTACAAAAAGGATATAAGTTAAAAGATCGCGTTATTCGTGCATCTTTAGTAAAAGTAAGTGAATAA
- the hrcA gene encoding heat-inducible transcriptional repressor HrcA, which produces MLTARQLLVFKCIVDEFIETAEPVGSKALMTKYQLPYSSATIRNEMSFLEEYGYLEKTHTSSGRVPSVEGYRFYVDNLAKRDLDEGIKNQVAQIFSDRHRGLNEIIHESCEMLSELTHLTSVVLGPDSSEDTLQQINIVPLNDNRVTAIIITNQGYVENKVFDLNRNHKIDDLVSCVAVMNDLLIGTPIDQVAFRLERDVKPVLSAKIKEHEELFNAFLEAFVRFASSNVYFSGKENMLYQPEYNDVNKLRRIVSAFENSQVWNALQPLSDEEGVTVRIGSDSPINEIEDVSVISASFRTGERTKGSISVIGPTRMPYEKVVSLVEYISRNIEEAFFDESDDSNDE; this is translated from the coding sequence ATGCTTACAGCGAGGCAACTATTAGTATTTAAATGTATTGTTGATGAGTTTATTGAAACGGCTGAACCAGTTGGGTCAAAAGCTTTGATGACAAAATATCAATTGCCTTATTCAAGTGCAACCATTCGTAATGAGATGAGTTTTCTTGAAGAGTATGGTTATTTAGAAAAAACTCATACATCTTCCGGACGAGTTCCTTCGGTTGAAGGATATCGATTCTATGTTGATAATCTTGCAAAGCGGGATCTAGATGAAGGGATTAAAAACCAAGTAGCGCAAATTTTTAGCGATCGTCATCGTGGTTTGAATGAAATTATTCATGAAAGTTGTGAGATGTTAAGTGAACTAACGCATCTAACATCGGTAGTCTTGGGACCAGATTCTAGCGAAGATACTTTGCAGCAAATCAATATTGTTCCTTTGAATGATAACCGAGTTACTGCGATTATTATTACGAATCAAGGCTATGTTGAAAACAAGGTGTTTGATTTAAACCGTAATCATAAAATTGATGATTTGGTGAGTTGTGTTGCAGTGATGAATGATTTATTGATAGGGACACCGATTGATCAGGTAGCATTTCGTTTAGAACGTGATGTAAAACCGGTGTTATCAGCTAAAATCAAGGAGCATGAGGAATTATTTAATGCTTTTCTTGAAGCTTTTGTTCGATTTGCTTCGAGCAATGTATATTTTTCAGGAAAAGAAAATATGTTATACCAGCCTGAGTATAATGATGTAAATAAATTGAGAAGAATCGTTAGTGCATTTGAAAACTCTCAAGTATGGAATGCCTTACAACCTTTATCTGATGAAGAAGGAGTAACGGTAAGAATTGGTTCTGATTCACCGATTAATGAAATTGAGGATGTATCGGTCATCTCAGCTTCATTTAGAACAGGAGAGAGAACCAAGGGATCTATTTCAGTAATTGGGCCAACAAGAATGCCTTATGAAAAAGTAGTTTCCTTAGTAGAGTATATTTCAAGGAATATTGAAGAGGCGTTCTTTGACGAATCAGATGATTCAAACGATGAATAG
- a CDS encoding flavin reductase: protein MNNKAFFKLSYGLYVVSSSCDGKDSACIANTFVQVTSEPARVCITLNKNNYTTSLIENSCVYNVGVLLDDIDMDVIRRFGFQSGKDVNKFDGIDYEVDCQNIKQITEGIAASFSVKVISMTDVGTHIMFVGDVIDCKVINEGEVLTYANYHNKKNGTTPKNASSYQADTSKHGWRCTVCGFILEADELPEDFICPVCKQPSSVFEKI, encoded by the coding sequence ATGAACAATAAAGCATTTTTTAAGTTAAGTTATGGGTTGTATGTTGTATCTAGCAGTTGTGATGGTAAGGATAGTGCTTGTATTGCTAACACTTTTGTACAGGTTACTTCAGAGCCGGCACGAGTTTGTATTACGCTGAATAAAAATAATTATACTACATCGTTAATTGAAAATAGTTGTGTTTATAACGTTGGGGTATTACTTGATGATATTGATATGGATGTTATCAGAAGATTTGGTTTTCAGTCTGGTAAAGATGTTAACAAATTTGATGGGATTGATTATGAAGTTGATTGTCAAAATATTAAACAAATCACCGAAGGAATAGCTGCTTCATTTAGTGTTAAAGTTATTTCAATGACAGATGTTGGAACACATATTATGTTTGTTGGCGATGTTATTGATTGTAAAGTGATTAATGAAGGTGAAGTATTAACTTATGCAAATTATCATAATAAGAAAAATGGAACAACACCTAAAAATGCTTCTAGTTATCAAGCAGATACTTCAAAACATGGTTGGAGATGTACTGTTTGTGGATTTATTTTAGAAGCAGATGAATTGCCTGAAGATTTTATTTGTCCAGTTTGTAAACAACCGTCAAGTGTTTTTGAAAAAATTTAA
- the hemW gene encoding radical SAM family heme chaperone HemW: MKTNSLYLHIPFCEQICAYCDFCKVFYNEHQADDYLAVLKHELQALNITEPLKTIYIGGGTPSSLNDEQLEWLMDIIKPYISSETKEVSIEVNPESIDYYKLDILKRGGVSRLSIGVETFNDILLKKINRQHTTIQVERIIDYARKIGFNNISIDLMYGLPNQTITDIKNDLAKVRQLPIEHISYYSLILEDHTVLKNLNYQPLDEEVESKITQLIEESLEQIGFHKYEISNFAKTGYESLHNLAYWQYDNYYGIGVGASGKIDDCLIEHNRNLNAYLRRQNTITKMINSKEETMFNHLMMSLRLVKGLDLKEFEKRYGLRAVDVYQTAIDKHLKMKTLVIENDYLHATSESIKLLNEILIDFL; the protein is encoded by the coding sequence ATGAAGACTAATTCATTATATCTGCATATTCCTTTTTGTGAACAAATTTGTGCATATTGTGACTTTTGTAAAGTTTTTTATAACGAACATCAAGCCGATGATTATTTGGCGGTTTTAAAACATGAACTTCAAGCTTTAAATATTACAGAGCCGCTAAAGACTATATATATTGGTGGTGGAACACCGAGCAGTTTAAATGATGAACAATTAGAATGGCTGATGGATATTATTAAACCATACATAAGTAGTGAGACTAAAGAGGTGTCCATAGAAGTTAATCCAGAAAGTATCGATTATTATAAATTAGATATTTTAAAAAGAGGTGGTGTTAGCCGTTTAAGTATCGGGGTTGAAACATTTAATGATATCCTTTTAAAAAAGATTAATCGCCAGCATACGACTATACAAGTTGAGCGGATTATCGATTATGCACGCAAAATTGGTTTTAATAATATTTCAATTGATCTTATGTATGGTTTGCCTAATCAAACGATTACGGATATAAAAAATGATTTAGCTAAGGTTAGACAGTTACCGATCGAGCATATTTCTTACTACTCACTAATTTTAGAAGATCATACTGTCTTGAAAAATCTAAATTATCAACCGCTTGATGAAGAAGTGGAATCGAAAATCACTCAATTGATAGAGGAATCTTTAGAACAAATAGGTTTCCATAAATATGAAATCAGTAACTTTGCGAAAACTGGATATGAGTCACTTCATAACCTAGCTTATTGGCAGTATGATAACTATTATGGAATTGGGGTAGGAGCCAGTGGAAAAATTGATGATTGCTTAATAGAACATAATCGTAATTTAAATGCTTATTTACGTCGTCAAAATACAATCACAAAGATGATTAATTCTAAAGAAGAAACGATGTTTAACCATTTAATGATGTCATTACGTTTGGTGAAAGGCTTAGATTTAAAAGAATTTGAAAAGAGATATGGTCTTAGAGCAGTTGATGTTTATCAAACTGCTATTGATAAACATTTGAAGATGAAAACGTTAGTAATTGAAAATGATTATTTACATGCAACTAGTGAATCAATTAAGTTATTAAATGAAATCTTAATAGATTTTTTATAA
- a CDS encoding L-serine ammonia-lyase, iron-sulfur-dependent, subunit alpha, translating to MESLRELYKIGVGPSSSHTMGPQRAALKVKETYPQATHFEVYLHGSLALTGKGHLTDYIIEETLGKDSVKIHFVNTALPKHPNGMIFEIYRENQLLDKITVYSVGGGALMYDDSSLQPSKQVYPHGNLTEILEYCDRKGINLYDYTIEYEDEHFKAYLFEVLNAMFACVEAGLSTTGVIPGKLGLKRVAKSMYQQAINTRRSGERDRLLVSSYAYAVSEENASGHRIVTAPTCGASGVLPAVLYYCYKQLEIPRKEIIKALAVAGIFGNVIKTNATISGADGGCQAEIGSACAMAAAAYGWILELNNNLIQYAGEMGLEHNLGLTCDPVGGYVQIPCIERNGFGALRAMDAAMYAKQLGYLRKNKVSFDAVVRVMKETGKDLNSAYKETSLGGLAKEFGFENED from the coding sequence ATGGAATCATTAAGAGAGTTATATAAAATTGGGGTTGGACCATCTTCGTCCCATACGATGGGACCACAAAGAGCGGCATTAAAGGTTAAGGAAACCTATCCTCAGGCTACACATTTTGAAGTATATCTACATGGCTCGTTAGCATTGACAGGGAAAGGCCATTTAACAGATTACATTATTGAAGAAACTTTAGGTAAAGATAGTGTTAAGATACACTTTGTTAATACAGCATTACCTAAACATCCAAATGGGATGATTTTTGAAATATATCGGGAAAATCAATTGCTTGATAAAATTACAGTTTATTCAGTAGGTGGTGGAGCTTTAATGTATGATGATAGTTCTTTGCAACCTTCTAAGCAAGTATATCCGCATGGTAATTTAACGGAAATTTTAGAATATTGTGATCGTAAAGGAATCAATTTATATGATTATACAATCGAGTATGAAGATGAGCATTTTAAAGCTTATTTATTTGAAGTACTAAATGCAATGTTTGCTTGTGTTGAAGCTGGATTATCAACAACGGGAGTTATTCCAGGAAAACTGGGATTGAAAAGAGTTGCTAAATCAATGTATCAACAAGCAATCAACACACGTCGTAGTGGAGAACGAGATCGCTTATTAGTTAGTAGTTATGCTTATGCGGTTAGTGAAGAAAATGCCAGTGGACATCGTATTGTTACTGCACCGACATGTGGAGCTAGCGGAGTTTTACCAGCAGTCTTATATTATTGTTACAAACAATTAGAAATTCCTCGAAAAGAGATTATAAAAGCATTAGCAGTAGCTGGAATATTTGGCAATGTTATTAAAACAAATGCAACTATTTCTGGCGCTGATGGTGGTTGTCAGGCAGAAATCGGAAGTGCTTGTGCAATGGCAGCGGCTGCTTATGGCTGGATTTTAGAACTTAATAATAATCTGATTCAATATGCTGGTGAAATGGGCTTAGAACATAATCTTGGTTTAACATGTGATCCTGTAGGCGGCTATGTTCAAATTCCTTGTATTGAGCGTAATGGTTTTGGTGCACTTAGAGCAATGGATGCGGCGATGTATGCTAAGCAGCTGGGTTACTTGAGAAAAAATAAAGTTTCTTTTGATGCGGTTGTTCGGGTGATGAAAGAAACAGGAAAAGATTTAAATAGTGCGTATAAGGAAACTTCTTTAGGTGGTTTGGCTAAAGAATTTGGTTTTGAAAATGAAGACTAA